A window of Rhizobium sp. BT04 contains these coding sequences:
- a CDS encoding diguanylate cyclase, whose translation MARRASSESKHDENLAASWQELLDRAVHLDWECRTGEALDTAEAAYEAALETGNIAGALRASHRLALIHFNKEALAEGLKICLRAETWLRYCQDQAAIISLQSVHGGILVALGDLETGFALLIDCQKRTKTCTDPLANWRARTAYAVALFDSNDFDRAAEAAADSLIYAETSGLAKGSVLIARSITGRMAARALGEHRLAGREVDNVLLACTEEQLRSILTEAEAEDLSYEIAECHCYLGLLAWTRGEDAAAAARYIAAIGASRVAGDDVLLAETSYWYAFLLAGQRSFSEAVSLLAAIEAMEPVLAVPRMKLRHFDMRFRIAEMADDWKAAFDYHKIYHELVVEDYQRLASARAHTMKLALDLETMRRKEDSARLERERLLEENLRLASEQREAVLASRTDPLTGLGNRRELQLRCREWVESGVTHAALLLVDIDHFKRINDIFSHSIGDIVLRQVADLLGTAGAKGSLAIRMGGEEFLLLLPGTTAGHAFADAERLRLLVQNHEWSQVASKLGVTCSIGLADWSLADNLEIALQVADANLYVAKNAGRNRSIATAI comes from the coding sequence GTGGCACGACGGGCTTCTTCCGAGTCAAAGCATGACGAGAACCTGGCAGCAAGCTGGCAGGAACTGCTCGACAGGGCCGTGCACCTGGACTGGGAATGCCGCACCGGCGAAGCGCTCGATACCGCGGAGGCGGCCTATGAAGCCGCGCTCGAGACGGGCAATATTGCCGGCGCCTTGCGCGCCTCGCATCGCCTCGCACTCATTCATTTCAACAAGGAGGCCCTCGCGGAAGGCCTGAAGATCTGCCTGCGCGCCGAGACGTGGCTCAGATATTGCCAGGATCAAGCTGCCATCATTTCCCTGCAATCGGTCCATGGCGGCATTCTCGTGGCGCTCGGCGATCTGGAAACCGGCTTCGCCTTGCTGATCGACTGCCAGAAGCGCACCAAGACCTGCACGGATCCGCTGGCCAATTGGCGGGCGCGGACCGCCTACGCGGTGGCGCTGTTCGATTCAAACGACTTCGATCGCGCAGCCGAGGCCGCGGCCGACAGCTTGATTTATGCCGAGACGAGCGGCCTGGCGAAAGGCTCGGTGCTGATCGCCCGCTCGATTACCGGTCGTATGGCAGCGCGCGCGCTCGGCGAACATCGCCTGGCAGGACGGGAGGTCGACAATGTCCTGCTTGCTTGCACGGAAGAGCAACTGCGTTCGATTCTGACGGAGGCCGAAGCCGAAGACCTGAGCTATGAGATCGCTGAATGCCATTGCTATCTCGGGCTTCTGGCATGGACGCGCGGCGAAGATGCCGCTGCGGCAGCTCGTTATATAGCGGCCATCGGCGCCTCTCGCGTCGCGGGGGATGACGTTTTGTTAGCGGAAACCTCCTACTGGTACGCCTTTCTTCTGGCAGGGCAGCGCTCTTTTAGCGAGGCCGTGTCGCTGCTTGCCGCCATCGAGGCGATGGAGCCGGTTCTGGCCGTGCCGCGCATGAAGCTACGCCATTTCGACATGCGCTTCCGGATTGCCGAAATGGCCGACGACTGGAAGGCGGCCTTTGACTATCACAAGATCTATCATGAACTGGTGGTGGAGGATTATCAGCGGTTGGCCTCGGCACGCGCCCATACGATGAAGCTTGCGCTCGATCTGGAGACGATGCGCCGCAAGGAAGACAGCGCCCGTCTGGAGCGTGAGCGCCTGCTGGAGGAAAACTTGCGGCTTGCCTCCGAACAGCGCGAGGCCGTGCTGGCGTCGCGCACCGATCCGCTGACCGGGCTCGGCAATCGGCGCGAATTGCAGCTACGGTGCAGGGAATGGGTTGAAAGCGGCGTGACGCATGCGGCCCTGCTGCTGGTCGACATCGACCATTTCAAACGCATCAACGACATCTTTTCTCATTCCATCGGCGATATCGTTCTGCGCCAGGTTGCCGACTTGCTGGGCACCGCCGGAGCGAAAGGCAGCCTGGCGATCCGCATGGGCGGCGAGGAATTCCTGCTTCTGCTTCCCGGCACGACAGCCGGACACGCCTTTGCCGATGCCGAGCGGCTGCGCCTGCTAGTGCAGAACCACGAATGGTCGCAGGTGGCCTCGAAGCTTGGCGTCACCTGTTCCATCGGTCTGGCGGATTGGTCTTTGGCCGATAATCTGGAGATCGCTCTGCAAGTGGCGGATGCCAACCTCTATGTCGCCAAGAATGCCGGCCGCAACCGAAGCATCGCGACAGCGATCTAG